cTTACTTttctaaatataatatttttattataattttttaaaatacaaaGATCGAGATTCTAAAAacaattaattataattaatcgaatattatatatatatatatatctcttaaaAGATTAGGTCAAGTTGTATGTCAACGAGGCGTtgactttttattattttgtggTATTTGAATATTTGTATATACTCTTTCTTCAAGACATTTTTAATCCAAGTATGCATGCTTGACAGAATCAAACTCTTTGCCCTCCTGGTAATAAGATTGACAACATCAATGGAACGAAGAAGTGTCGTGTCATACCAATTCCATTGAAACAGCGGTTTACAAGTCTCGGAAAAGCTTGATTGGTCCATACACTAATTTATTTCTTCTTCGTTACATAACCATATTCACATTTATGTTCTATTTTAGAGCGAATGTACACACAATTGTAAGTGTTTGTCAACTTCGTTATCTTAATAACAAATCCTCGTAAATAGACAATAAATTGACTCTTACCGTTGTTTTAATGTGGTGAAGGCGTTATATAAATATAGCGAGAGACTTAAACAAATTGAACGAGTCATTCCCACACCTCCCCCCGCCCCCAAATAGAAAACCCACGACCAAAGAATAACTCTTGTGcagattatgattatgattatgattattgttattattaaaaGATGAGTGAAAGAGTGGGTTATTACTTACTATTAAACAAGAAATATCTTTGCTAGTCAATTttagaattttaatttttttcaaaaaaaaaaaaaacaaaggttgAAAATTTATtagtataaattattattattattattattattattatttttttttattgatcggcATTAATTCTTAATTGATGATTAATTAATACCAAGGTTGTTCTAGAAGCATAACAACTACCGAAGCAAAAGACTTCACGGAGAAGCCCAGCCTGGCTTACTGAGCAGCCTGTGTTTGGTTTCTGCTTCCTTCCACCGACCTGCCTCGTTTCCTCCTCACCGAATTACTACTCGGCTTTGCTACCTGTCCTTCCCACATCCGCACACCCCAACGACTGGAACACAACCCCTCCTCCCTCCCTCGCCCCcctctcattatatatatatatatatatagggaggaAGATCTGGTAGAGGGGCAATGGCGAAGGGGAGCGTGTGGGAGATCGGCGTGGAGGACGTGGTGGCGACGGGGTTGAAGGCGGACGAGGCTGTGGCCTTCCACGAGGGGCTCCGCCGGTTGGTCGGGGAGGAGCCGCGGGAGGGCGCGGAGGCGGAGGCCTGGCGGGCCGTGGCTGAAAGCGGCCTGTTGCTGCCGGCCCACCCCCACCCCCTCCACCAGCTCGTCTACTACTCCGTCTATGCCACGTGGGACCAGTCCGCCCGCGGCCCGCCCCCCTACTGGTTCCCCTCCCCGTaaaccactctctctctctctctctctctcgccatgATCTGGTATTGGTAGGATGCACGAGTCCGACGtggaaaatgaagaacaaaaaaatatgtGTTAAAAGGGGACTGATAGTTGAAAGGATTCAAGTTCAACAAGAAGTGCCTTTCACAATCATGATCTATATCCTATTAGTCTGTGTGTAATCTTTTGCTATGTGCAACCAATTACACACTTTTGGGCATTATAATATTGTAAAAGTGATGGCCTTTGTGATAACAAGGTGCTCATCATTTAGCTAAGATAGGAGCTTTTCTTGGTGAAGTAGCACTTGTTATGTTAGGCTAACTAAGGGTATTTATGCTTTCATAGTGAATGtgtatataaaagaaaaagggtggCCTCGTGCGTGAGCTTTGCGCTGATCCATGCTCTTGGAAGACTCAATAAATTTAGACTCTAAACCTTAAAACAGAGGCTATTTCTGTAATGTTGACAATGGTCACTTAGGTTGTAACACCCAAccttactatttttttttaaattttaatctagTTGTTTTATATTCTATTAAAAATACATGGTTTCTTGATTTACTTTTTTGTAATTTAATTTTTTGAGCTTATTAAGAGCCCTTAGTGAACCAAAGATGATGTAATCAACGGTCATAATTAGAGTTGCAACTGATACCTCTCTTTCTTAACATTAGAGAGAATTTGTTAGTAACTCGTTGGGGACCAGAAATTCTGTGAATTGCAATGCATTAGAAGATGTATACCATAGTATGATTTCTAAATAGATTATTCACAATTAAGAAGTTCTATATGGTACACTGATGATGTCCTATGCAAAAGGAAACACCTCTATGTTCAAACTTCTCTAGTGTCCTAATTTTATTTGCATTTATGGTAGATATTTCTGTGAGCATTTTGAATTTTTAGCAACttcatatctttttattttttttcaaaaaattatcgtAATTTTTTAGTATATTGTGATTTGTCACTATATCGATCAATGCTTGTTGTACCGCTTGAGTTGGTATGGTATGAGTGGTATAGACCGATGCGGCTAGTGATCAAGGCATGGATCGCTCGAGTCCTCGTCGGTACGCCCCAACGTACCATGTGTTGATACGTCAATACGGATCGGTATGTACCGACCAAGCAAATCCTTGAGACGGGTCCAGTTCTCACAATGATGAACCTTGCTATCGATTACACTCATTTACTTTATTTTGCATTGTTAAGATTTTTAACCTATAATGCTAATGATGTGAAAATTTCTACTAAATATTCATATTCAAATCAACATATATTAACTTTCATGTGCAAGTCCTATAATATAGtaatcaattaatttttcttggcaGGATAAACTCTAAGCATACAAATCTTTGGAAATTGATGGAACATCATGGTCCGAAGCTTTTAGGATCATCATATCATGATCCACTTATGAGCTTCAGCCTCTTCCAGAAGTTCTCAGCTCACCGTCCAGAGGTAACTTGCTTTAATTGAATCTATAGGAACTGGCAATACTTTCTGTATCAACGTTAGTGCTTTTTTGTAAGGTGTCAGGTACAGCTCATATAGGCAGTGATTTCCCCAAAAGGTTGCAATTGAATATCCTCCACTAAGTGAACTTTGAAATTTTTTCTTAGGTCTATTGGTCAGCTGTGATAAAAGAGCTCTCTGTGGTATTCCATGAGGCCCCAAAATCTGTTCTGGATACTTCAGAAAATTCTAAGAATGGTGGAGCATGGTTCCCAGGTGCAGTCCTGAATATTGCTGAGTGTTGTCTCTTACCAATGGAATCCCAGAAAAGGACAGATGAAAGTGTGGCTATTCTCTGGAGAAATGAAGGTTCTGATGATTCTTCGATAAACTATTTGTCACTGAAGGAACTTCGTAATCAAGTCATGTATGATTCAATGGAATTATCAATTTGCAATTATTATATAGATTACTGAAATCTATCAGGATGATCATATTTGAACTCGTATACTAAATACTGTCAGATGTATGCAAAATAGCTGATTATTTGTTTACCCTATGAGTCACAGGTTAGTCGCAAGTGcaattgataaaatatttatgaaggGAGATGCTATTGCCATTGACATGCCAATGACATGCACTGCAGTAATCATATACCTAGCAATCATCCTTGCTGGATGTGTTGTTGTATCAATAGCTGACAGCTTTGCAGCAAACGAAATTGCAAAACGGATGGAGGTGGCTAAAGCAAAAGGGATATTTACGCAGGTGAGCATCATCAAGATTATTATTGAACAAAAAGATCAAGAGCATTGGGACCCTTGGGAGATCTTATAATTTGCATTTCCCTAGTCCTTGTAATGTACTTATCACTGATATATCATATGTAAAATGGtgtctgcgtttagatgcaatattcttgtgcatcatACACATCTATATGCATATGATAGTAcaccttctttttttctcttttcaaataaaaCATGAGCAGATGCcaatgaaaatattattcatgaataCTAGGCAAAAACATTTTGAAGGCTTTTAATGATTTTCATCTGTCTTATCATGCTAGCATGATATACTTTGTCAAAACTCCATGTCATGCTGAGAGTGTGGCAGGAGCCGATGGAGCAAGCGAATGCTTGTTTTGACCATTTAATTATTTAATGAGCATGGTCAACACTAGATCTGCATTACAATTCTGGTCAGTCTACATGATTTGTCCTCCACTGCATGCATGATATACCACAAGTGCATCTAAAGCATTATATAATGGTATCCTCATTCATTGGACCAAAAGTCCTATTAGCATTTGACAGACTACATAACCATGCAAAATACCATTTTCCACATCTTTGACCTGTGCAGGCCAAAGATGGACACCCTAACCATGCAAAGTACCATTTTTCCAatatagatatttttttatttaatattatttttgtgtGTTAGAATGTCTTGTATGAAAGATAGAATCAACAAAGCATGATATAGTGCTTTTGAAGAAATAAACATCAAACAAACATATGGATTCTGTAGAAGCATTTCAATAttattactttgatgctgaagctGAGGGCAAGCTTTGGTTTCATACTGAGGTTTCTCCACAGAATATGAGTTTCCACTCACAGAAATAAGACTCTCTGCTGCGTAAGATTGCACAAATTGAACCCCCACCCACAAccccaaaccccccccccccagcCTCATGCCGGGTGCATTGGATGGAGTCTCGTGCACTCACTAGTGAGAATATCGTATGCTGGACTGCCCCATACTATGATTCATAAGCTTTCAGAAACCAGTGCATTCATGTTAACTTAATCAGTATGAAGCAAATTGTCAATAGCATGAAgattattttgattcaaatcaCTAATCTTAGATTTACTTGGTAAAGCATGTGGATTTGCTCTAGCATATGCTTCTCAAAGTGTAATTCTTTGCATCAAAAATTGCCATTGAATAAGAACACAAGTAACAGAAAAGAAGGTAAAGTATGCTTTTAAATGATGTTTAAAGTAATTGATCCTTGTGCTCTCAAAAATAATTTCAAACATCATGGTCATGTAGTTTTGCTGATCAGTGCAGTGAAAACAAagtgatatatattctttttcctCATTTATTAAGTTGTCTAACCTTGTAATTATTAGGAGATTTCAGGACTTCATTCTCCGAGGAGATAAAAAAATTCCTCTTTACAGGTAAGATTACTGATTAGTTGATTCAATTTGTTCTAAATATTTGCAAACCTACATGCATATGTCAATACCCTAGCTTTTTGATCTGTTTCACAAAATTGTATCAGTTCAACATGCTTCTTCTTTTAGATCATTTAGGAACTTCAAAATTATTATGTTGAGCATATTGTAATTTTTACTTGGTAACAAACTTTTCTCTTTACAGGTAAGACTAATCAGTTTACTCAGTTTTAAAGTTTTGCAAATTTACATGCATGTGTAACTACCtaagattttttaaaatcaattcaATGTGTTTCTTGCCTTAAATTGTTTGGTGACCTCCAAATTTGAAAGTAGAGCATGTTGTAAATTTTCTCTCACGGTAATGGATGCATCCATCGTCAATACATTTTTCTAATTCCAACATTAAAACTGGTTTTAGGTTTATGATGCCCTCTCTTTTCCTTATTCCCTTGCTTAACTGATTTGATCATGTCAATGGATTATTGTCTTGCTTTATTTCTGACTGTTAGTTGATTGACCTAGGATGCTGTGCACCTGCCGCATGTACAATTTAACACAATATCTATAAATTCTTCACAATGTTAGTTATTTAGGTTCTGAGTGAGGAATCTACAGATTGGGAAGCTTTTCCATTCGAGGGAACTTATTTTTTTAACCTACATTCACCTATGTAAACTTTTCCATGGGCTCAATGTTTAACCTACATAAAATCGTCATGTTTCTGTGAGTCATCTCTttccttctttctcctctttcaATTACTTGTTCTGTACAATTCCTAGTTTTAGGTTTTGTTACAAAAGGAATGATACATACATCCCAGTGCCTGAATAACTTAATGTGCTCTTGTGACTTTTTTGCTAAAAACAAATCACAACCCAATATATGACTCACTGGATATGGTCATacttaaaagttcataaaatCTTTATTGCGTTCTTATTGCAGCTATACATGTCTTCCAGAGCATTATCATGTAATTTCATAAACAGGCtattttttcacttttttttgttttcaagcCCCATGAATAACTTGTGAATGTTGTTCATTATTTTGCCACATTGAAAATTGATGGCTATCAAAATGTTCATTGATTAGTGTTTTTGTTCAGTCGTGTTATAAAGGGTACGTCATGTGTCGTTATTGTTGTTCCTGCTCATGGCAATGATGTCGGAGTTCAACTAAGAAGCCATGACTTGTCATGGAAAGATTTTATCTCTTCTGCTGGTTCACTTCCAAGGTTTGTCTTGCAACTCTTATCTTATTAAATCGTTTAGGACAGTAACCTAATATAGATGATCATTTTACCTTGGTGCTTGTCACTAGTTTTGTTCAAGTTTATGATGTTGTTACTGAGTGTTTTTTGCTTTACCTAGAATTTATAGAAGCTTCCTGACCCCTTCTTAAATATATACCTAGGATTTTGACTCCAAGTCACCAGATGTTTTGTTAATTAATTTGTATGCTAATTTTACCACTCTCGTGATATAAATAAGCAGTGTCTGcaataccggactgtaccgcctggtacgggcgatacgtaccgttCCGAGaggttatcggtacgcggaccgcccgttaccgggcggaacgaataataataataaaattatatatatatatatatatatatatatatatatatatatatatatatatatatatatatatatatatatatatatatatatatatatatatatatatatatatatatatatatatatatataatttaaataatcgaGGCGACGTCGCGTATGAAAtttcaggtcgaaactccggtacggtatgaaatttCAGACCTTGTAAATAAGTATACATTTTGGGGAAGAACTTTATTAGGTCTGCCCTTTTTACCATCATATTTTGGTTACAACTGTTTCTGCTTCTAATTCTTATGTATTTATAGTCATACATACATGTTTAAAGAGTTACCTGCTTGTAGTGTTGGAAGTCCACttaattgcaattgttggtcatgCCTACCTTGTTGTGGTTTCAAATATTTACACCAATATGTTGGGCGTATGTTCAATCCAAAATTTTACACCTCATTGCTGGTTGCAAATGTGCTCAGCTGTCTTTTGTTAGAGTCTGTCTCCATCCAACAAAGGGATTCTTGCAGGTGCATCTATGATAGATGTTCCTCGTGCTCTGGGTATCCTAACTTCATATATTAAGGTCAATATCCTGAAAATACTGTTTACTAATTTGTAATATACAGGTTTATCTGACTGACTAAATGTTTCATTTTTAGTTATACAACATATAAGGTTCGTAATGTTTTTATTGTTCACCATTAAAAATTACTTTCCAGAAATTTGGATTTAGTCTTATTTATGGAAACAtcattaatagaaaaaaaatctGTTATTTGACAATCTTGGCTTTTGAACAGCAGGCATAACTATCCTCCTGTTTATCAGTCAGCAGACAGTGTGACCAATATACTATTTTCTTCAGGAACAACAGGTACTCTAGTATATTTCCAGTTTTACTTCTTGTAGAACCTTTTTATTCAGATGGTTCATTTTCTGTTTCTATCAACCCATACAGGAGAACCCAAAGCTATTCCTTGGACACAGATTTCACCAATAAGATGTGCAGCTGATTCGTGGGCACATATTGATATCCAAGCAGGAGATATTTGTTGCTGGCCAACAAATCTAGGATGGGTTATGGGACCGATTATATTGTATTCGTGTTTCTTAAATGGTGCTACTCTGGCTCTTTACCATGGATCTCCACTTGGACGTGGTTTTGGAAAGTTTGTCCAGGTAATGTCTGCCAAAA
The DNA window shown above is from Musa acuminata AAA Group cultivar baxijiao chromosome BXJ2-4, Cavendish_Baxijiao_AAA, whole genome shotgun sequence and carries:
- the LOC135610178 gene encoding probable CoA ligase CCL12 isoform X2; this encodes MAKGSVWEIGVEDVVATGLKADEAVAFHEGLRRLVGEEPREGAEAEAWRAVAESGLLLPAHPHPLHQLVYYSVYATWDQSARGPPPYWFPSPINSKHTNLWKLMEHHGPKLLGSSYHDPLMSFSLFQKFSAHRPEVYWSAVIKELSVVFHEAPKSVLDTSENSKNGGAWFPGAVLNIAECCLLPMESQKRTDESVAILWRNEGSDDSSINYLSLKELRNQVMLVASAIDKIFMKGDAIAIDMPMTCTAVIIYLAIILAGCVVVSIADSFAANEIAKRMEVAKAKGIFTQDFILRGDKKIPLYSRVIKGTSCVVIVVPAHGNDVGVQLRSHDLSWKDFISSAGSLPRHNYPPVYQSADSVTNILFSSGTTGEPKAIPWTQISPIRCAADSWAHIDIQAGDICCWPTNLGWVMGPIILYSCFLNGATLALYHGSPLGRGFGKFVQDASVTMLGTVPSLVKYWKSSKCMEELDWTKIRIFGSTGEASDIDDDLWLSSRASYRPIIECCGGTELASSYIQGSLLQPQAFATFSTPSMSTGFIIFDEQGIPYPDDQPCVGEVGLFPLYMGSTDRLLNANHKKVYFDGMPTHKGMNLRRHGDIIQRTVGNYYIVHGRVDDTMNLGGIKTSSVEIERVCNRADENVLETAAVTITSNTGGPERLVVLVVPKNQSAKCDPEFLRTKFQKAIQNYLNPLFKVSFVKVVPEFPRTASNKLLRRVLRDQLKQEYRTYSRL
- the LOC135610178 gene encoding probable CoA ligase CCL12 isoform X1, which translates into the protein MAKGSVWEIGVEDVVATGLKADEAVAFHEGLRRLVGEEPREGAEAEAWRAVAESGLLLPAHPHPLHQLVYYSVYATWDQSARGPPPYWFPSPINSKHTNLWKLMEHHGPKLLGSSYHDPLMSFSLFQKFSAHRPEVYWSAVIKELSVVFHEAPKSVLDTSENSKNGGAWFPGAVLNIAECCLLPMESQKRTDESVAILWRNEGSDDSSINYLSLKELRNQVMLVASAIDKIFMKGDAIAIDMPMTCTAVIIYLAIILAGCVVVSIADSFAANEIAKRMEVAKAKGIFTQDFILRGDKKIPLYSRVIKGTSCVVIVVPAHGNDVGVQLRSHDLSWKDFISSAGSLPSRHNYPPVYQSADSVTNILFSSGTTGEPKAIPWTQISPIRCAADSWAHIDIQAGDICCWPTNLGWVMGPIILYSCFLNGATLALYHGSPLGRGFGKFVQDASVTMLGTVPSLVKYWKSSKCMEELDWTKIRIFGSTGEASDIDDDLWLSSRASYRPIIECCGGTELASSYIQGSLLQPQAFATFSTPSMSTGFIIFDEQGIPYPDDQPCVGEVGLFPLYMGSTDRLLNANHKKVYFDGMPTHKGMNLRRHGDIIQRTVGNYYIVHGRVDDTMNLGGIKTSSVEIERVCNRADENVLETAAVTITSNTGGPERLVVLVVPKNQSAKCDPEFLRTKFQKAIQNYLNPLFKVSFVKVVPEFPRTASNKLLRRVLRDQLKQEYRTYSRL
- the LOC135610178 gene encoding probable CoA ligase CCL12 isoform X3 translates to MAKGSVWEIGVEDVVATGLKADEAVAFHEGLRRLVGEEPREGAEAEAWRAVAESGLLLPAHPHPLHQLVYYSVYATWDQSARGPPPYWFPSPINSKHTNLWKLMEHHGPKLLGSSYHDPLMSFSLFQKFSAHRPEVYWSAVIKELSVVFHEAPKSVLDTSENSKNGGAWFPGAVLNIAECCLLPMESQKRTDESVAILWRNEGSDDSSINYLSLKELRNQVMLVASAIDKIFMKGDAIAIDMPMTCTAVIIYLAIILAGCVVVSIADSFAANEIAKRMEVAKAKGIFTQDFILRGDKKIPLYSRVIKGTSCVVIVVPAHGNDVGVQLRSHDLSWKDFISSAGSLPSRHNYPPVYQSADSVTNILFSSGTTGEPKAIPWTQISPIRCAADSWAHIDIQAGDICCWPTNLGWVMGPIILYSCFLNGATLALYHGSPLGRGFGKFVQDASVTMLGTVPSLVKYWKSSKCMEELDWTKIRIFGSTGEASDIDDDLWLSSRASYRPIIECCGGTELASSYIQGSLLQPQAFATFSTPSMSTGFIIFDEQGIPYPDDQPCVGEVGLFPLYMGSTDRLLNANHKKVYFDGMPTHKGMNLRRHGDIIQRTVGNYYIVHGRVDDTMNLGGIKTSSVEIERVCNRADENVLETAAVTITSNTGGPERLVVLVVPKNQSAKCDPEFLRTKFQKAIQNYLNPLFKSFLVPLQTNC